In Alosa alosa isolate M-15738 ecotype Scorff River chromosome 19, AALO_Geno_1.1, whole genome shotgun sequence, a genomic segment contains:
- the LOC125284241 gene encoding gametocyte-specific factor 1-like translates to MTVRFGTSCGPYKRITFREANPHWEDDGVLDDADQDKPVQCPFDTNHIIRTCRFAYHIQKCEKNNPELAAAMMTCPYNAQHRMLSYEMDQHVKKCINRQRVPEEFEVKVLPKFQVPVNTFSAPQSEEDWETESDNTTDTFIWGVSTHNLAPQNGCAGPKLTPTRAGPALRLPSTLPWKM, encoded by the exons ATGACTGTACGATTTGGGACAAGCTGCGGACCATACAAAAGGATCACCTTCAGAGAGGCAAACCCGCACTGGGAGGATGATGGCG TTCTAGACGACGCAGACCAAGACAAACCTGTGCAATGCCCCTTCGATACGAACCACATAATTCGCACCTGTCGGTTTGCATACCACATCCAGAAATGTGAAAAG AATAACCCGGAGTTGGCTGCAGCGATGATGACTTGCCCCTATAATGCACAACATCGAATGCTGAGCTATGAGATGGACCAGCACGTAAAAAAATGTATAAACCGACAAAGAGTGCCGGAAGAGT TCGAAGTGAAAGTTCTACCGAAATTTCAAGTCCCTGTCAACACATTTTCTGCACCCCAAAGTGAGGAAGACTGGGAGACAG AGTCAGACAACACTACTGACACATTCATCTGGGGTGTGTCCACTCACAACTTGGCTCCTCAGAATGGGTGTGCAGG GCCCAAGCTAACACCTACTAGGGCAGGTCCTGCACTACGTCTCCCATCAACCCTTCCTTGGAAAATGT GA